In a genomic window of Procambarus clarkii isolate CNS0578487 chromosome 12, FALCON_Pclarkii_2.0, whole genome shotgun sequence:
- the LOC123772857 gene encoding zinc finger protein 391, protein MSTTGKMSRTTGASTSKQNGGSTLYQCDVCGKDFPFKVVLDMHKKDHTFKNVFKCHICGVSYPKKSQLDMHYRKHTGERPFKCDECDSSFMNSSNLQRHKRKHVCKRRYDSDEWEAAYTLSDNLSAEKRAKNNTEEDNSENPYTCTECGETFSKMNTLMVHKRKHSGDRPFSCEECGAMFAVRASLDYHKLKHTAGESSYWQNVCDICGEAFTSKDGLMQHQRKHTGARPFNYDRYFAAFSNSGNSASIDGNMQVSGPQIGVQQTTGQQVPGQDQQLPTHQLHPGQQHHHHHQIQQLPNQQHYAQHIHHQQQQQPEQQQEEGQESSELTLQLHELQPSPQLHQIGQGASHLQIPSALGGQHGTQGYATQVSQEQVVPGPMGPQALPVQQTNGRMGNMQDVNIKEEPHE, encoded by the coding sequence ATGTCTACCACAGGCAAAATGTCACGTACAACAGGAGCCTCCACAAGCAAGCAGAATGGGGGGTCAACACTTTACCAGTGTGATGTTTGTGGAAAGGACTTTCCTTTTAAGGTTGTACTTGATATGCATAAAAAAGATCATACATTTAAGAATGTCTttaagtgtcatatctgtggtgtGTCTTATCCCAAGAAAAGTCAACTGGATATGCACTACAGAAAACACACaggtgaaagaccatttaaatgtgATGAATGTGACTCGTCCTTCATGAACAGCAGTAACCTGCAACGTCACAAACGTAAGCATGTTTGCAAGCGGCGCTATGACAGCGATGAATGGGAGGCAGCTTATACCCTAAGTGATAATTTGAGTGCTGAGAAACGAGCTAAAAACAATACAGAAGAAGATAACTCTGAAAACCCGTATACCTGTACAGAATGTGGTGAAACATTTTCCAAGATGAATACCCTAATGGTTCACAAAAGGAAGCACTCCGGTGATAGGCCTTTCTCATGTGAGGAGTGTGGAGCCATGTTCGCAGTACGTGCTAGCCTGGATTACCACAAGCTGAAACACACTGCCGGAGAGTCGTCTTACTGGCAGAATGTATGTGACATTTGTGGCGAAGCGTTTACTTCGAAGGACGGTCTCATGCAACATCAGAGAAAGCATACTGGCGCTAGGCCATTCAACTATGATAGGTATTTTGCAGCATTCTCAAATTCTGGTAATAGTGCTTCAATAGATGGGAACATGCAAGTTTCTGGACCACAGATTGGAGTCCAGCAAACAACAGGGCAGCAAGTACCCGGGCAGGATCAACAGCTtccaacacatcagcttcacccaggtcaacaacaccaccaccaccaccaaatacaACAGCTTCCCAACCAACAGCACTATGCACAACATAtacatcaccagcaacaacagcagccagAACAGCAGCAAGAGGAAGGACAAGAGTCATCAGAGCTCACTCTGCAACTGCACGAGCTGCAGCCATCGCCTCAGTTACATCAGATAGGTCAAGGAGCGTCTCACTTACAGATACCCTCAGCTCTGGGAGGTCAACATGGTACTCAGGGGTATGCAACTCAGGTCAGCCAGGAGCAAGTCGTTCCAGGACCTATGGGGCCTCAAGCATTGCCGGTACAACAAACTAACGGGAGAATGGGAAATATGCAGGATGTTAATATCAAGGAAGAACCGCATGAATGA